The genomic DNA GCTCCACCCAATCGCCAATCTCCTCTTCAACTCCGACTCCACACGGGCGACCTCCTCGTTGAGCTCCCGGGATCCTTGGTTAGAACCCTGGTTGACCGCGTCCATGGTCGAGCAGAGGAACAGCCTGATCGCCTCGTCAACGTGCTCTTCTGTCGcgacgggggagagggagagcttgGCGAGGGACTCGGTGATGCGGACGATGGCCTCGAGCTGGCGGacggtgatggggatggaggacCGGGCGTTGGCTTCGAGTTCCGAGGCGTGGACTTGCTTGCGGATGGCGACAAAGTGGGACGAAAGCTTCTCTGCTGCCGCGTCCGAGAGGCGGGGGGCGCAGCGGCTACACGGGGGGGTTAGTATTGCGAgggcaaaaaagggggaaagggggggacaTACCTCTTGCAGTAGCTGATAtacctcctcatcttctcaaCAGGAATCTCgctctccaccgccctctcaTCCTGCATCCCCTTCCCGCCCATGTGAATGCCCATTACGTGCTTGGCTATTCTTTCGTCCTTGCCCCGTTCGTGCTCATCCTTGACGATGAAAATCATGTCAAACCTCGACAGAATCGTCGTCTGAAAGTCAATATTCTCACCAGGAGTCTTCATATCATCATACCGCCCAAAAATAGGgttcgccgccgccaacaccGACGTCCTGGCGTTGAgaatggtggtgatgccagcTTTGGCAATGGAAATAGTCTGTTGCTCCATGGCTTCGTGGATGGCTACTCTGTCTTCGTCTCTCATCTTGTCGAACTCGTCGATGCACACCACACCGCCGTCGGCCAGGACCATGGCTCCGCCTTCGAGGTAGAATTCCCTGGTTGACTGATCACGCTGGACGGAAGCGGTTAAACCTGCTGCCGAAGAGCCCTTGCCCGAGGTGTAAATCGCGATGGGGGCGGCTTGCTGGACGAATTTCAGGAGCTGCGACTTGGCTGTACCGGGGTCGCCGAGCATGAGGACGTTGATGTCACCACGGAGCTTCATGCCATCTGGCAGAATCTTCTTGCTGCCGCCCATCAGGAGGCACAAAATAGCCTTTTTGATATCGCGGTTGCCGTAGATGGAGGGAGCGATGCAATCAGTCATGACATTGTACAGATCTGGGCGGCGGGAGAGTTCAAGAAactcttgctcctcctcttcggaAAAGACGGCCTGGCCCTTGGCGGTTGAGTCGATGTCGGTCTGGATGCCCAC from Podospora pseudoanserina strain CBS 124.78 chromosome 2, whole genome shotgun sequence includes the following:
- the MCM5 gene encoding minichromosome maintenance protein 5 (COG:L; EggNog:ENOG503NUIB); the protein is MDRQSVFASRVYNDPFAENEDSNSAIRALLEAFILDFRLDNVYIYRDQLRDHALLKTYFCDVNIGDLIKFNEEIAHKLVTEPAEIIPLFELALQRCTHRIVFPHDPNVKIPPHQLLLHSNAEDISIRNLDSLTISRLVRVPGIVIGASVMSSKATEVHIECRTCKHAQDLHVSGGFSGVTLPRTCGRARVPNDPTEKCPMDPYFVVHEKSKFVDQQIIKLQEAPDQVPVGELPRHVLISADRYLTNRVVPGSRCTVMGIFSIYQSKGSKNTSGAVAIRTPYLRAVGIQTDIDSTAKGQAVFSEEEEQEFLELSRRPDLYNVMTDCIAPSIYGNRDIKKAILCLLMGGSKKILPDGMKLRGDINVLMLGDPGTAKSQLLKFVQQAAPIAIYTSGKGSSAAGLTASVQRDQSTREFYLEGGAMVLADGGVVCIDEFDKMRDEDRVAIHEAMEQQTISIAKAGITTILNARTSVLAAANPIFGRYDDMKTPGENIDFQTTILSRFDMIFIVKDEHERGKDERIAKHVMGIHMGGKGMQDERAVESEIPVEKMRRYISYCKSRCAPRLSDAAAEKLSSHFVAIRKQVHASELEANARSSIPITVRQLEAIVRITESLAKLSLSPVATEEHVDEAIRLFLCSTMDAVNQGSNQGSRELNEEVARVESELKRRLAIGWSTSLASLRREMVENKGYSEAALNRALMMMQRRDTIMFRNQGAMVYRNGA